The Salvelinus namaycush isolate Seneca chromosome 13, SaNama_1.0, whole genome shotgun sequence genome includes a region encoding these proteins:
- the LOC120057833 gene encoding carboxy-terminal domain RNA polymerase II polypeptide A small phosphatase 1-like isoform X3, which translates to MDISSSIITQVTRDEEDNYTLREEDAPAHVVSSKKPRSRGIFRSLFCCLCHKETEQIPVNNNAPLSVEENGTISKVPAKPLLPQLKSQDSGKICVVIDLDETLVHSSFKPVNNADFIIPVEIDGTVHQVYVLKRPNVDEYLKRMGELFECVLFTASLSKYADPVSDLLDKWGAFQHRLFRESCVFHQGNYVKDLSRLGRDLNQVIIVDNSPASYIFHPDNAVPVTSWFDDMADTELLDLIPFFERLSKVEDVYDILKQQRTAS; encoded by the exons ATGCCCCTGCCCATGTCGTTTCCTCAAAGAAGCCCCGCAGTCGTGGCATTTTTCGAAGTCTCTTCTGCTGCCTCTGTCACAAAGAAACCGAGCAAATCCCAGTCAACAACAATGCCCCCTTATCGGTGGAAGAAAATGGGACCATTTCAAAA GTCCCGGCAAAACCTCTGCTACCTCAACTCAAGTCACAAGACTCAGGGAAGATCTGTGTGGTGATTGATTTGGATGAAACATTAGTGCACAGTTCATTCAAG CCTGTGAACAATGCTGATTTTATCATTCCAGTGGAAATTGATGGAACAGTTCACCAG GTATACGTGTTGAAGCGACCCAATGTGGATGAGTATCTCAAAAGAATGGGGGAGTTGTTTGAGTGTGTTCTGTTCACTGCCAGTTTATCCAAG TATGCCGATCCAGTCTCCGACCTGCTGGATAAATGGGGTGCCTTCCAACACCGTCTCTTCCGGGAGTCCTGCGTGTTCCACCAAGGAAACTATGTTAAAGACCTGAGTCGGCTGGGCAGGGACCTCAACCAAGTCATCATTGTAGACAACTCCCCAGCCTCCTACATCTTCCACCCTGATAATGCT GTCCCCGTAACATCCTGGTTCGACGACATGGCCGACACAGAGCTACTAGATCTCATCCCATTCTTCGAGAGACTAAGCAAAGTGGAAGATGTCTACGATATTCTCAAGCAGCAGAGGACTGCAAGCTAG